The sequence TTTCAAAATAATTTGGAATTCTGTACCTGCTTTTTTCGAATACTCCTATTTCAAAAGTTTTTTCATTGTAGCTCTTGGTAAAAACAATGAATAACAGCACCGGTATTGCTATTAAAATAAGACTACTGAAAACAACAGAAATTACAGAAATAATAATAAGGAATACCTTTCCTGTCTTAATGTTTTTTTTTTCAAATTTTGTGTAATTACTATTAAGAATTCTCTGAAAGCGATTTATTATCTTGGTTTTTTCTAAAAGTTCATTTCGGTGTTTTTCGTTTTTTGCTTGCTTAAAAATTGCTTTTTGTATAATTAAATCATTGTTCTCCGGCAATATACCAAACCCTTTAAAGGTTTCCCATAGTTTTAAAAGAGGAAATTTCTCAACACTTCCGTTTTTTACTGAGAAAAAATAATAATCTATAAGTTTGTAATTGTTTTTATTCCCTGTTATAAATGCTGTTAATATACTAAGATTCTTTTCCCTAATTTCTTCTCTAATTTTATTTTTATCCAGAATATCTATAATAATGAATAAAAAATACATTTGATATGAACGGTTTTTCCAACGCAGAAATGGGGAAAAGTATGAGTGTTTAGAGCTGTTAAAAACCACTCTTTTTACCTTTCTTTGAGAATAAGAATTAAAGTATGGTAAAATAAACCTAAATATTTGTTGTTTAGAAAACCCTTCCCTTTGAAAAAACAATATTATTAATTTTAAAACTTCTTTTTCTTTTCGGTTAAGAGAAAATCTTTTTAAATACCATAATTCAAACAAAACAAGAAAAATAATATTTATTAATAACACAACAGTTAAGTTAAACAATTGTTCGTTTGCTTGAATATCAGTTATAATAATCA comes from Bacteroidales bacterium and encodes:
- a CDS encoding DnaJ domain-containing protein, with the protein product MQQIQKREKINYSIIGIFILLLSVIIITDIQANEQLFNLTVVLLINIIFLVLFELWYLKRFSLNRKEKEVLKLIILFFQREGFSKQQIFRFILPYFNSYSQRKVKRVVFNSSKHSYFSPFLRWKNRSYQMYFLFIIIDILDKNKIREEIREKNLSILTAFITGNKNNYKLIDYYFFSVKNGSVEKFPLLKLWETFKGFGILPENNDLIIQKAIFKQAKNEKHRNELLEKTKIINRFQRILNSNYTKFEKKNIKTGKVFLIIISVISVVFSSLILIAIPVLLFIVFTKSYNEKTFEIGVFEKSRYRIPNYFEILKAELVANFFFERYKVGETGMIKYINYYTSKLHRFEITNILNEKKSLKDICSFINDSGYKKINIIYLLFDIAAADKIFSDKEDAYINQVAEYLQVEKSEVKKIRDQYLRRGVTEKKTRQKTYNYKSSSSSMVSYYSSKAYKILDIEKTASADEIKKAYRALAMKYHPDKFATKGEKAMEQAEDMFQVITDAYELIKRLRDIN